Genomic window (Streptomyces liliiviolaceus):
GCCGATCCGGGCCGCGGCGAACTTCGCACAGTCGATGATCTTGCCGCCGCCGAGGCCCACGACCGCGTCGTAGCGCCCCTTCTTCATGGCGTCGCCGAGCTTGATCGCCTCGTCCAGGGTGCCGCCGCCGACCTCGAACCAGTCGGCGCCCGGCATCGCCGGGGTCAGCCGCTCGCGCAGCTTGGCGCCCGAGCCGCCGCTGATGGCGACGGCCAGCTTGCCGGAGTGCGAGATGCGCTGGTCGGCGAGGACCGCGGAGAGGTCGTCCAGGGCACCCGGACGGATGTCGACGACGACCGGCGAGGGGATGAGCCTCGTCAGTACTGGCACGCGATCACGCGTCCCTTGGCGAGGTCCTCGTGGTTGTCGATCTCGACCCACTTGACGTCGCCGATGGGGGCCACGTCGATCCGGAAGCCGCGGTTCACGAGCTCCTGGTAGCCGTGCTCGTAGAACTGCTGCGGGTCCGTCTCGAAGACCGTCTTGAGGGCGTCGGCCAGCTCGTCGGCGGCGTCGCCCTCGATGAGGGTCACGCCGATGTACTCACCGGTCGCCTCGGCGGGGTCCATCAGCTTGGTGATCTTCGTCATGCCGCCCTCGGGCCCGACGACGACCTTCATCTCCTCGTCGGCGAGGGACTTCACCGTGTCGAGGGCGAGGATGATCTTCTTGCCGTCGCCGCGGGCGGCGAGCA
Coding sequences:
- a CDS encoding phosphocholine cytidylyltransferase family protein; translation: MIGLVLAAGAGRRLRPYTDTLPKALVPVGPEGDEDSITVLDLTLGNFAEIGLTEVAIIVGYRKEAVYERREALEQKYGVKITLIDNDKAEEWNNAYSLWCGRDAIKHSVILANGDTVHPVSVEKTLLAARGDGKKIILALDTVKSLADEEMKVVVGPEGGMTKITKLMDPAEATGEYIGVTLIEGDAADELADALKTVFETDPQQFYEHGYQELVNRGFRIDVAPIGDVKWVEIDNHEDLAKGRVIACQY